The stretch of DNA ATCCCGTACCGCATTACCAGCACAGTGTCATCGGTTACAACTACCGGTTAAGCGATATCCTTGCCGGGCTCGGTCGGGGACAATTGAAAGTACTCGACCGCCGGATCGAACAACGGCGCAAAATTTTCGAATACTATCAAAAAGCGTTAGGTGACTTACCCGGTTTTGAATTCATGCCGGAACCGGAAGGATTTTTCAGTACTCATTGGTTAAGCTGCGTTCTGATTGATCCAGTCAAGTTCGGTGCTACCCGAGAAGAAATCCGCTTGAAGTTAGAAGAATCGAATATCGAGTCGCGGCCGTTATGGATGCCAATGCACCTGCAACCGGTGTTTAAGGGGTGTGAGTATTATGGCACGGGAGTTTCGGATCGCTTGTTTGAAATCGGGCTTTGCCTGCCATCGGCGTCGTCAATGTCCGACGCGGATTTGGAAATGACCTGCAGTATTATCCGTTCGATGCAGAAGAAGTAACCGACCATCGAGCCACACTATCGACTGGATGTTAGAATCTTCACCATTTTTTAATAATCCTTCGATTCTCTGGAATCGAAGGATTTTTTATTAGATGTGAAGCGCATCAAACGGATTGGTTTATGATTTGTTATATTAAGGTATCCTATCTCTTCAATTAAAAATGTCAATGTAATGACGGTTCGAGGCACCTATGGCAGCAACAAGTTTTGTAACGAAACCAAAATTCGTCAACAAGACGATTCCGTTTTTCTCAAAACCTTTACGATATTCGTTCGCGATGACAGTAGCGCTCATCTTAGTTCTTCTAACGACCTCGACAGGTTTCGCATTACCTGGATACTCCCTCACCCGGGTCACCATTAAGCTTACTCCAGAATTCTCGAATCGAGTGGTACGCCTCGTTGACGGTACAATTTCTCTCCCAACCGGCTCGACCGAACTGGATGTCATACTTCGTGAA from bacterium encodes:
- a CDS encoding DegT/DnrJ/EryC1/StrS family aminotransferase gives rise to the protein PVPHYQHSVIGYNYRLSDILAGLGRGQLKVLDRRIEQRRKIFEYYQKALGDLPGFEFMPEPEGFFSTHWLSCVLIDPVKFGATREEIRLKLEESNIESRPLWMPMHLQPVFKGCEYYGTGVSDRLFEIGLCLPSASSMSDADLEMTCSIIRSMQKK